From one Nycticebus coucang isolate mNycCou1 chromosome 14, mNycCou1.pri, whole genome shotgun sequence genomic stretch:
- the LOC128565957 gene encoding 60S ribosomal protein L7-like, whose amino-acid sequence MAAVEEKKKKVPVVPEMLKKKRKNFAELKIKRLRKKCAQKMLRKARRKLIYEKAKHYHKEYRQMYRTEIWMARMARKAGNFYVPAEPKLAFVIRIRGINGVSPKVRKVLQLLRLRQIFNGTFVKLNKASINMLRIVEPYIAWGYPNLKSVNELIYKRGYGKINKKRIALTDNSLIARSLGKYGIICMEDLIHEIYTVGKRFKEANNFLWPFKLSSPRGGMKKKTTHFVEGGDAGNREDQINRLIRRMN is encoded by the coding sequence ATGGCGgctgttgaagagaagaaaaagaaggttcctgtTGTGCCAGAAATGCTTAAGAAAAAGCGAAAGAATTTCGCAGAGCTGAAGATCAAAcgtctgagaaagaagtgtgcccaaaagatgcttcgaaaggcaaggaggaagcttatctatgaaaaagctaagcattatcataaagaatataggcagatgtacagaactgagatttggatggctaggatggcaagaaaagctggcaacttctatgtacctgcagaaccaaaattggcatttgtcatcaggatcagaggtatcaatggtgtgagtccaaaggtccgaaaagtgttgcagcttcttcgccttcgccagatcttcaatggaacttttgttaagctcaacaaggcttccattaacatgctgaggattgtagaaccgtatattgcatgggggtacccaaatctgaagtcagtaaatgagctaatctacaagcgtggttatggcaaaatcaataagaaacgaattgcgttgactgataacagtttgattgcacgatctcttggtaaatatggcatcatctgcatggaggatctgattcatgagatctatactgttggaaaacgcttcaaagaagcaaataacttcttgtggccctttaagttatcatctccacggggagggatgaagaaaaaaacaacccactttgtagaaggtggagatgctggtaatAGGGAAGATCAAATtaataggcttattagaagaatgaactaa